Proteins encoded by one window of Passer domesticus isolate bPasDom1 chromosome 10, bPasDom1.hap1, whole genome shotgun sequence:
- the TRAK2 gene encoding trafficking kinesin-binding protein 2 isoform X2, which yields MALHNKNFNQNEELLATFSWQVLGTDNGEQKDYGEADMVKRLLAEKDRDLELAARIGQALLKRNHLLMEQNEALEEQLGQTLDRVNQLQHELSKKDDLLRIVSIASEESETDSSCSTPLRFNESFTVCHDPLQLDVLQDKLRELEEENLALRSKACHLKSETITYEEKEQQLVNDCVKELRQTNAQISRITEELSEKSEEVIRYQEEISSLLSQIVDLQHKLKENVIEKEELKLHLQASKDAQRQLTAELHEFQDRNAECLGMLHESQEEVKLLRSRASSVACLCHSQSRGAFPVDSLAAEIEGTMRKELSQADESVLSKQKSQQKRVFDTVKVANIIRGRSPSFPAPLPIPGSNRSSAVMTAKPFQSGVHHLDSHARVVPGSSSEKNLKDTHSPGQPGTPGDNDLVTALHRLSLRRQNYLSEKQFFEEEWDRKMHLLAEQKEEASGCSTPTESSFSPSTNSELTDLSASSSNLRVLLPEKLQIVKPIEGSQTLFHWQQLARPNLGTILDPRPGVVTKGFTPLSDDTVHHISDLEEDDEEEGEGGITFQAQQSFPEEKKCASAKPAAGIFLPPMTSAAVPLTASNPGKCLSSTNSTFTFTTCRILHPSDVTQVTPSSMGASFSLGNTGSSAGNPVVSTPAIPYRLSIGEFLTNRRDSTTTFSSTSSLAKLLQERGISAKVYDSPMLEKLPLLQPSRTLPIPSTPPNSPSRSPCPSPPLFEPRVHHSENFLASRPAETFLQEMYGLKPSRNVPDAGQLKMSLVDRLKRLGIARVIKPPETQDHGKNQGPEAGLKRQDSAGFLNAGSNLMAGLRRNQSLPAMIGALGAPVCTQSSKMDILKED from the exons ATGGCACTCCATAACAAGAATTTTAACCAAAATGAAGAGTTGCTTGCAACTTTCAGTTGGCAAG TTCTTGGCACAGACAATGGGGAGCAGAAAGACTACGGTGAAGCTGACATGGTCAAACGTCTGTTAGCTGAG AAGGATCGGGACCTGGAACTGGCAGCACGAATTGGACAAGCCCTCCTTAAGCGAAACCATCTGTTGATGGAGCAGAATGAAGCACTGGAAGAACAGTTAGGACAAACTCTAGACAGA GTTAACCAGCTGCAGCACGAGCTGTCAAAGAAGGATGACCTGCTGCGTATCGTTTCCATCGCTTCTGAGGAGAGCGAGACGGATTCCAGCTGCTCCACACCGCTGCGTTTCAACGAGTCTTTCACTGTGTGCCACGATCCCCTGCAGCTGGATGTCCTGCAGGACAAACTGCgagagctggaggaggagaaccTGGCTCTGCGATCCAAG GCTTGCCATCTGAAGTCAGAAACCATTACATATGAAGAGAAGGAACAGCAGCTGGTCAATGACTGTGTCAAAGAACTCC GGCAAACAAATGCTCAGATTTCCAGGATAACAGAGGAATTGTCAGAGAAGAGTGAGGAGGTGATTCGCTACCAGGAAGAGATCTCATCCCTTTTGTCCCAGATTGTTGATCTTCAGCATAAACTCAAAGAA AATGTGATTGAGAAGGAGGAGCTGAAACTTCACCTACAAGCCTCCAAAGATGCTCAGAGACAACTGACAGCAGAG ctccatgAGTTTCAAGATCGGAATGCAGAGTGTCTGGGGATGTTGCACGAGTCGCAGGAAGAAGTGAAGTTGCTGCgcagcagagccagctctgtGGCCTGTCTCTGCCACTCGCAGTCCCGTGGAGCATTTCCTGTG GATTCCCTTGCAGCAGAAATTGAAGGGACGATGCGGAAGGAATTGAGTCAGGCTGATGAATCTGTTCTCTCCAAGCAAAA GAGTCAACAGAAGCGAGTGTTTGACACTGTCAAGGTTGCTAATATCATCCGTGGCCGCTCCCCTTCCTTTCCTGCCCCATTGCCAATCCCTGGATCAAATCGCTCGAGTGCTGTTATGACAGCAAAGCCCTTCCAGTCTGGTGTGCACCACTTGGACAGCCACGCACGGGTGgtcccagggagcagctctgagaagaATCTGAA AGACACTCACAGTCCTGGCCAGCCAGGAACCCCTGGAGACAATGACCTGGTCACagctctgcacaggctctccctGCGTCGTCAGAACTACCTGAGTGAGAAGCAGTTCTTCGAGGAGGAGTGGGACCGAAAAATGCATTTGCTGGCTGAGCAGAAAGAAGAGGCTAGTGGCTGCAGTACACCAACAGAAAGCTCTTTTTCCCCAAGTACAAACTCAGAACTGACGGATCTCTCTGCCAGCTCTAGTAATCTCCGTGTTCTCCTACCAGAGAAGTTGCAAATTGTCAAACCCATTGAAG GATCTCAGACCCTTTTTCATTGGCAGCAGCTTGCTCGGCCCAACCTCGGCACCATTCTTGACCCAAGACCAGGCGTTGTTACTAAAGGCTTTACCCCTCTGTCTGATGATACTGTGCACCACATCTCTGACCTGGAGGAAGATGATGAGGAAGAGGGTGAGGGAGGTATAACATTTCAAGCACAACAGTCCttcccagaggaaaagaaatgtgcATCGGCAAAGCCAGCGGCAGGCATTTTCCTGCCACCTATGACTTCAGCAGCAGTACCACTCACTG CCTCAAATCCAGGGAAGTGTCTATCTTCAACAAATTCCACATTTACCTTCACTACCTGTAGGATCCTTCACCCATCTGATGTCACTCAAGTTACTCCCAG ctcCATGGGTGCCTCATTTTCACTGGGGAATactggcagcagtgctggaaacCCAGTAGTGAGCACTCCAGCCATTCCTTACAGACTAAGTATTGGAGAATTTCTCACCAACAGAAGAGACTCAACTACTACTTTCAGCAGCACAAGCAGCCTGGCTAAACTTTTGCAGGAACGAGGCATCTCTGCCAAGGTTTACGACAGCCCCATGTTAGAAAAACTGCCTTTGCTGCAACCCTCCCGAACTCTTCCCATTCCCTCCACTCCACCAAATTCTCCTTCGCGTTCACCTTGTCCTTCCCCCCCACTGTTTGAGCCTCGAGTGCATCACTCCGAGAATTTCCTGGCTTCTCGACCAGCAGAAACGTTTTTGCAGGAAATGTATGGCCTAAAGCCCTCCCGTAACGTCCCAGACGCAGGCCAGCTGAAGATGAGCCTCGTGGACAGACTGAAGAGGCTGGGCATTGCCAGGGTGATCAAGCCCCCTGAAACACAGGACCATGGCAAGAATCAGGGGCCAGAAGCTGGCTTGAAGAGGCAGGACTCAGCTGGGTTTTTAAATGCAGGTAGCAACTTAATGGCAGGACTGAGAAGAAACCAGAGTCTTCCAGCCATGATTggagcactgggggctcctgttTGCACACAGTCATCAAAAATGGATATACTAAAGGAGGACTAA
- the TRAK2 gene encoding trafficking kinesin-binding protein 2 isoform X1 — MSFDPRGLDSIPDGCSSEDLPEVELVGMLEEQLPDYKLRVDSLYLYENPDWLQPVAGRARLPEVASPAREEDSFRYMILGTDNGEQKDYGEADMVKRLLAEKDRDLELAARIGQALLKRNHLLMEQNEALEEQLGQTLDRVNQLQHELSKKDDLLRIVSIASEESETDSSCSTPLRFNESFTVCHDPLQLDVLQDKLRELEEENLALRSKACHLKSETITYEEKEQQLVNDCVKELRQTNAQISRITEELSEKSEEVIRYQEEISSLLSQIVDLQHKLKENVIEKEELKLHLQASKDAQRQLTAELHEFQDRNAECLGMLHESQEEVKLLRSRASSVACLCHSQSRGAFPVDSLAAEIEGTMRKELSQADESVLSKQKSQQKRVFDTVKVANIIRGRSPSFPAPLPIPGSNRSSAVMTAKPFQSGVHHLDSHARVVPGSSSEKNLKDTHSPGQPGTPGDNDLVTALHRLSLRRQNYLSEKQFFEEEWDRKMHLLAEQKEEASGCSTPTESSFSPSTNSELTDLSASSSNLRVLLPEKLQIVKPIEGSQTLFHWQQLARPNLGTILDPRPGVVTKGFTPLSDDTVHHISDLEEDDEEEGEGGITFQAQQSFPEEKKCASAKPAAGIFLPPMTSAAVPLTASNPGKCLSSTNSTFTFTTCRILHPSDVTQVTPSSMGASFSLGNTGSSAGNPVVSTPAIPYRLSIGEFLTNRRDSTTTFSSTSSLAKLLQERGISAKVYDSPMLEKLPLLQPSRTLPIPSTPPNSPSRSPCPSPPLFEPRVHHSENFLASRPAETFLQEMYGLKPSRNVPDAGQLKMSLVDRLKRLGIARVIKPPETQDHGKNQGPEAGLKRQDSAGFLNAGSNLMAGLRRNQSLPAMIGALGAPVCTQSSKMDILKED; from the exons ATGAGTTTTGATCCCAGGGGCTTGGACAGCATCCCTG ATGGGTGCTCCAGTGAGGACCTTCCTGAGGTGGAGCTGGTGGGCATGCTGGAAGAGCAGTTGCCGGATTACAAGTTACGCGTGGACTCTCTGTACCTGTATGAGAATCCAGACTGGCTTCAGCCCGTGGCTGGACGTGCCCGGCTGCCGGAGGTGGCTTCTCCAGCTCGTGAGGAGGACTCCTTCCGTTACATGA TTCTTGGCACAGACAATGGGGAGCAGAAAGACTACGGTGAAGCTGACATGGTCAAACGTCTGTTAGCTGAG AAGGATCGGGACCTGGAACTGGCAGCACGAATTGGACAAGCCCTCCTTAAGCGAAACCATCTGTTGATGGAGCAGAATGAAGCACTGGAAGAACAGTTAGGACAAACTCTAGACAGA GTTAACCAGCTGCAGCACGAGCTGTCAAAGAAGGATGACCTGCTGCGTATCGTTTCCATCGCTTCTGAGGAGAGCGAGACGGATTCCAGCTGCTCCACACCGCTGCGTTTCAACGAGTCTTTCACTGTGTGCCACGATCCCCTGCAGCTGGATGTCCTGCAGGACAAACTGCgagagctggaggaggagaaccTGGCTCTGCGATCCAAG GCTTGCCATCTGAAGTCAGAAACCATTACATATGAAGAGAAGGAACAGCAGCTGGTCAATGACTGTGTCAAAGAACTCC GGCAAACAAATGCTCAGATTTCCAGGATAACAGAGGAATTGTCAGAGAAGAGTGAGGAGGTGATTCGCTACCAGGAAGAGATCTCATCCCTTTTGTCCCAGATTGTTGATCTTCAGCATAAACTCAAAGAA AATGTGATTGAGAAGGAGGAGCTGAAACTTCACCTACAAGCCTCCAAAGATGCTCAGAGACAACTGACAGCAGAG ctccatgAGTTTCAAGATCGGAATGCAGAGTGTCTGGGGATGTTGCACGAGTCGCAGGAAGAAGTGAAGTTGCTGCgcagcagagccagctctgtGGCCTGTCTCTGCCACTCGCAGTCCCGTGGAGCATTTCCTGTG GATTCCCTTGCAGCAGAAATTGAAGGGACGATGCGGAAGGAATTGAGTCAGGCTGATGAATCTGTTCTCTCCAAGCAAAA GAGTCAACAGAAGCGAGTGTTTGACACTGTCAAGGTTGCTAATATCATCCGTGGCCGCTCCCCTTCCTTTCCTGCCCCATTGCCAATCCCTGGATCAAATCGCTCGAGTGCTGTTATGACAGCAAAGCCCTTCCAGTCTGGTGTGCACCACTTGGACAGCCACGCACGGGTGgtcccagggagcagctctgagaagaATCTGAA AGACACTCACAGTCCTGGCCAGCCAGGAACCCCTGGAGACAATGACCTGGTCACagctctgcacaggctctccctGCGTCGTCAGAACTACCTGAGTGAGAAGCAGTTCTTCGAGGAGGAGTGGGACCGAAAAATGCATTTGCTGGCTGAGCAGAAAGAAGAGGCTAGTGGCTGCAGTACACCAACAGAAAGCTCTTTTTCCCCAAGTACAAACTCAGAACTGACGGATCTCTCTGCCAGCTCTAGTAATCTCCGTGTTCTCCTACCAGAGAAGTTGCAAATTGTCAAACCCATTGAAG GATCTCAGACCCTTTTTCATTGGCAGCAGCTTGCTCGGCCCAACCTCGGCACCATTCTTGACCCAAGACCAGGCGTTGTTACTAAAGGCTTTACCCCTCTGTCTGATGATACTGTGCACCACATCTCTGACCTGGAGGAAGATGATGAGGAAGAGGGTGAGGGAGGTATAACATTTCAAGCACAACAGTCCttcccagaggaaaagaaatgtgcATCGGCAAAGCCAGCGGCAGGCATTTTCCTGCCACCTATGACTTCAGCAGCAGTACCACTCACTG CCTCAAATCCAGGGAAGTGTCTATCTTCAACAAATTCCACATTTACCTTCACTACCTGTAGGATCCTTCACCCATCTGATGTCACTCAAGTTACTCCCAG ctcCATGGGTGCCTCATTTTCACTGGGGAATactggcagcagtgctggaaacCCAGTAGTGAGCACTCCAGCCATTCCTTACAGACTAAGTATTGGAGAATTTCTCACCAACAGAAGAGACTCAACTACTACTTTCAGCAGCACAAGCAGCCTGGCTAAACTTTTGCAGGAACGAGGCATCTCTGCCAAGGTTTACGACAGCCCCATGTTAGAAAAACTGCCTTTGCTGCAACCCTCCCGAACTCTTCCCATTCCCTCCACTCCACCAAATTCTCCTTCGCGTTCACCTTGTCCTTCCCCCCCACTGTTTGAGCCTCGAGTGCATCACTCCGAGAATTTCCTGGCTTCTCGACCAGCAGAAACGTTTTTGCAGGAAATGTATGGCCTAAAGCCCTCCCGTAACGTCCCAGACGCAGGCCAGCTGAAGATGAGCCTCGTGGACAGACTGAAGAGGCTGGGCATTGCCAGGGTGATCAAGCCCCCTGAAACACAGGACCATGGCAAGAATCAGGGGCCAGAAGCTGGCTTGAAGAGGCAGGACTCAGCTGGGTTTTTAAATGCAGGTAGCAACTTAATGGCAGGACTGAGAAGAAACCAGAGTCTTCCAGCCATGATTggagcactgggggctcctgttTGCACACAGTCATCAAAAATGGATATACTAAAGGAGGACTAA
- the TRAK2 gene encoding trafficking kinesin-binding protein 2 isoform X3, which produces MVKRLLAEKDRDLELAARIGQALLKRNHLLMEQNEALEEQLGQTLDRVNQLQHELSKKDDLLRIVSIASEESETDSSCSTPLRFNESFTVCHDPLQLDVLQDKLRELEEENLALRSKACHLKSETITYEEKEQQLVNDCVKELRQTNAQISRITEELSEKSEEVIRYQEEISSLLSQIVDLQHKLKENVIEKEELKLHLQASKDAQRQLTAELHEFQDRNAECLGMLHESQEEVKLLRSRASSVACLCHSQSRGAFPVDSLAAEIEGTMRKELSQADESVLSKQKSQQKRVFDTVKVANIIRGRSPSFPAPLPIPGSNRSSAVMTAKPFQSGVHHLDSHARVVPGSSSEKNLKDTHSPGQPGTPGDNDLVTALHRLSLRRQNYLSEKQFFEEEWDRKMHLLAEQKEEASGCSTPTESSFSPSTNSELTDLSASSSNLRVLLPEKLQIVKPIEGSQTLFHWQQLARPNLGTILDPRPGVVTKGFTPLSDDTVHHISDLEEDDEEEGEGGITFQAQQSFPEEKKCASAKPAAGIFLPPMTSAAVPLTASNPGKCLSSTNSTFTFTTCRILHPSDVTQVTPSSMGASFSLGNTGSSAGNPVVSTPAIPYRLSIGEFLTNRRDSTTTFSSTSSLAKLLQERGISAKVYDSPMLEKLPLLQPSRTLPIPSTPPNSPSRSPCPSPPLFEPRVHHSENFLASRPAETFLQEMYGLKPSRNVPDAGQLKMSLVDRLKRLGIARVIKPPETQDHGKNQGPEAGLKRQDSAGFLNAGSNLMAGLRRNQSLPAMIGALGAPVCTQSSKMDILKED; this is translated from the exons ATGGTCAAACGTCTGTTAGCTGAG AAGGATCGGGACCTGGAACTGGCAGCACGAATTGGACAAGCCCTCCTTAAGCGAAACCATCTGTTGATGGAGCAGAATGAAGCACTGGAAGAACAGTTAGGACAAACTCTAGACAGA GTTAACCAGCTGCAGCACGAGCTGTCAAAGAAGGATGACCTGCTGCGTATCGTTTCCATCGCTTCTGAGGAGAGCGAGACGGATTCCAGCTGCTCCACACCGCTGCGTTTCAACGAGTCTTTCACTGTGTGCCACGATCCCCTGCAGCTGGATGTCCTGCAGGACAAACTGCgagagctggaggaggagaaccTGGCTCTGCGATCCAAG GCTTGCCATCTGAAGTCAGAAACCATTACATATGAAGAGAAGGAACAGCAGCTGGTCAATGACTGTGTCAAAGAACTCC GGCAAACAAATGCTCAGATTTCCAGGATAACAGAGGAATTGTCAGAGAAGAGTGAGGAGGTGATTCGCTACCAGGAAGAGATCTCATCCCTTTTGTCCCAGATTGTTGATCTTCAGCATAAACTCAAAGAA AATGTGATTGAGAAGGAGGAGCTGAAACTTCACCTACAAGCCTCCAAAGATGCTCAGAGACAACTGACAGCAGAG ctccatgAGTTTCAAGATCGGAATGCAGAGTGTCTGGGGATGTTGCACGAGTCGCAGGAAGAAGTGAAGTTGCTGCgcagcagagccagctctgtGGCCTGTCTCTGCCACTCGCAGTCCCGTGGAGCATTTCCTGTG GATTCCCTTGCAGCAGAAATTGAAGGGACGATGCGGAAGGAATTGAGTCAGGCTGATGAATCTGTTCTCTCCAAGCAAAA GAGTCAACAGAAGCGAGTGTTTGACACTGTCAAGGTTGCTAATATCATCCGTGGCCGCTCCCCTTCCTTTCCTGCCCCATTGCCAATCCCTGGATCAAATCGCTCGAGTGCTGTTATGACAGCAAAGCCCTTCCAGTCTGGTGTGCACCACTTGGACAGCCACGCACGGGTGgtcccagggagcagctctgagaagaATCTGAA AGACACTCACAGTCCTGGCCAGCCAGGAACCCCTGGAGACAATGACCTGGTCACagctctgcacaggctctccctGCGTCGTCAGAACTACCTGAGTGAGAAGCAGTTCTTCGAGGAGGAGTGGGACCGAAAAATGCATTTGCTGGCTGAGCAGAAAGAAGAGGCTAGTGGCTGCAGTACACCAACAGAAAGCTCTTTTTCCCCAAGTACAAACTCAGAACTGACGGATCTCTCTGCCAGCTCTAGTAATCTCCGTGTTCTCCTACCAGAGAAGTTGCAAATTGTCAAACCCATTGAAG GATCTCAGACCCTTTTTCATTGGCAGCAGCTTGCTCGGCCCAACCTCGGCACCATTCTTGACCCAAGACCAGGCGTTGTTACTAAAGGCTTTACCCCTCTGTCTGATGATACTGTGCACCACATCTCTGACCTGGAGGAAGATGATGAGGAAGAGGGTGAGGGAGGTATAACATTTCAAGCACAACAGTCCttcccagaggaaaagaaatgtgcATCGGCAAAGCCAGCGGCAGGCATTTTCCTGCCACCTATGACTTCAGCAGCAGTACCACTCACTG CCTCAAATCCAGGGAAGTGTCTATCTTCAACAAATTCCACATTTACCTTCACTACCTGTAGGATCCTTCACCCATCTGATGTCACTCAAGTTACTCCCAG ctcCATGGGTGCCTCATTTTCACTGGGGAATactggcagcagtgctggaaacCCAGTAGTGAGCACTCCAGCCATTCCTTACAGACTAAGTATTGGAGAATTTCTCACCAACAGAAGAGACTCAACTACTACTTTCAGCAGCACAAGCAGCCTGGCTAAACTTTTGCAGGAACGAGGCATCTCTGCCAAGGTTTACGACAGCCCCATGTTAGAAAAACTGCCTTTGCTGCAACCCTCCCGAACTCTTCCCATTCCCTCCACTCCACCAAATTCTCCTTCGCGTTCACCTTGTCCTTCCCCCCCACTGTTTGAGCCTCGAGTGCATCACTCCGAGAATTTCCTGGCTTCTCGACCAGCAGAAACGTTTTTGCAGGAAATGTATGGCCTAAAGCCCTCCCGTAACGTCCCAGACGCAGGCCAGCTGAAGATGAGCCTCGTGGACAGACTGAAGAGGCTGGGCATTGCCAGGGTGATCAAGCCCCCTGAAACACAGGACCATGGCAAGAATCAGGGGCCAGAAGCTGGCTTGAAGAGGCAGGACTCAGCTGGGTTTTTAAATGCAGGTAGCAACTTAATGGCAGGACTGAGAAGAAACCAGAGTCTTCCAGCCATGATTggagcactgggggctcctgttTGCACACAGTCATCAAAAATGGATATACTAAAGGAGGACTAA